Below is a window of Carassius auratus strain Wakin chromosome 50, ASM336829v1, whole genome shotgun sequence DNA.
actagagtaatgattctgaaaattcagctttgcatcacaggaataaattacatctttaaatattcaaatagaatttagttattttaaactataataggttttcacaatatttctatttttcctgtatttgtgatcaaatatatgcagccttggtgagcatgacagatttatttgaaatatatatatatatatatatatatatatatatatatatatatatatatatatatttatttatttatttatttatttttttttttttactgacccaaaactttttaaCGGTGATGTACATGTCTTAAAAGCAGCCTGAAAAGCAGTCACAGAATATAGCCACAATTATAAGTCAAGGCaatacaacttttttatttttatttattttttataatagtgTGTTCATTCTACACTttcatttgagtttttattttaacacataTTAGGGAAACTTGCTGTAAAGTGAATGATAATTACATCTCAATGTTGTAAGGCATGTACACTCATGCCAATCTAAATGTCCCTTTATAAAGATCACTGCTGCAACAACAAACACCCATCTGAGAGATGCCAGCTATTCATACAAAATTGAGTCTAACTTGAAGATAaacataaatgttattaaaaatatatatttgtttttggttaGTTATACAGtaagttaaataaatgtttatatatatatatatatatatatatatatatatatatatatatatatatatatatatatatatatatatatttgtaatacagTACAGAGAAAGTCATTACATTCAGGAGATTTTCATAGCTGCCTGGTCATTCAAGAAAGCTACAAAGTCACTGTTCTTCAAATGCATCTGTCTCCACTGTCCGTTTGTCTGTGACTGTGTACTGCTGTGTtgcactctctctccttttgttTAAAGGGTTCTCAGTGTCCTCTCCCCTGTAACAGAAGGAGAAGATGGACTGAGTTAAGAGTTTGTCCTACACTGCAACAAATCTGCTCACCCTGAAGTATTTCTACTTGTGTTTTGATGTCTCACAGAATAGGTTAATTTGTTACACATGCAGTGATCTTTCTGTGTTCTCATATTCTACTGAAACCATCCTACAGTTTCCAAAACTGAGTTTGTTATTAAAAACTGGTTTAAACAGTGTAAAAAGATGGAAATCTTACTTACCATTTTGCACAATCTTCTCATCCTCCTGGTGGAAAGAAAAGGAGTCATTTTGGAGAAACGTCTATTAAACTTGAACTAATTGCACCTCACTTACCAAACACCCTTATTTGTTTTTAAGCCCCGGTTGTGGCATTGAAAGACCCAGACCCTGAACAATCCAACCCATCATACTGGAAACAAGAGGGAACATCAAGCGGACATCCATGCCAATTTTGCAAAAGAGTTCATCAAATTTGACGTGACTCACCTTGGAGTTTTTGAATCGATCTCTGTCACGCTGGTTTCTGACTCTGGAGGAGGTGAATAAACTGAACCAATCCAAACATGAAGTTAAACAGTTACAATGCTTGAAAATGTAGCATAAGATTCTGTATCGTACAATTTGAACAATACctttgtttgagcactgtgatGACCTCGGCGTGGAAGAACTGGAACTTGGGGGTCTGGTCACATGGTGCGGAACAGCGTTCTGGAAGCCGCTCTTTATCCAGCTCATTACACTGCTTACAAATTGAAATAAGCATTAGTGTTTCTTAAAGATATGCCAgtggcttaaaggaatagttcattcagaaattaacattttctgaaaatgtactcatcctcagagcatccaagatgtacaaacccgattccaaaaaagttgggacactgaacaaattgtgaataaaaacagaatgtaatgatgttgaagtttcaaatttcaatattttattcagaatacaacatagatgacatttcaaatgtttaaactgagaaaatataGAATTTTAAGGGAacaataagttgattttaaatttcatggcatcaacaaatctcaaaaaagttgggccaaggccatgtttaccactgtgtgctgataacaacttgggttgtccttgtcttTTAGTCCGgatggatcatgtttagatatggcttcttttttgacctatagagttttagccggcaacggcgaatggcacggtggattgcgTTCACCGACAATTtgttctggaagtattcctgagcctatgctgtgatttccattacagtagcattcctatatgtgatgcagtgtcgtctaagagctgaagatcacaggcatccagtatggttttccgggcTTGACCTTTACGCACAGgtttgttccagattctctgaatctttggatgatattatgtactgtagatgatgataacttcaaacccCTTGtagtttttctctgagaaactcctttctgatattgctccactatttttcgccgcagcattgggggaatcaatgatcctctgcccatcttgacttctgagagacactgccactctgagaggcactttttatacccaatcatgttgccaattgacctaataagtagCAAAGTGGTCCTCCAGCtattccttatatgtacatttaacttttatggcctcttattgctacctgtcccaacttttttgaaatgtgtagctctcatgaaatccaaaatgagccaatatttggcatgacatttcaaaaatgtctcactttcaacatttgatatgttatctatattctattgtgaataaaatataagtttatgagatttgtaaattattccattcattttttactcacaatttgtacagtgtaccaacttttttggaatcgggtttgtagatgagcttgtttcttaacagtaagagatttggagaaatgtatcttTACATCacttttgtttcttacaaaaaaccCAGCTTTTcacatcaaattattttaattgatggactggagttgtgcggaattttgaatgattttaatCATCtgtttgacggcacccattcactgcagatgatccacaaGTGATAGAATGTTACATTTCTAtaaatctgttcaaatgaagataCAAACTCATCTTGGTTGGCCTGAGGGTGATTGAGTTTTTGGCTCATttccatttttggtgaactactcctttaagtcTCTGTGAGATTGAGGTCCCTGTATATGATTTTGATTattagtaatagtgatgcttgtcTAAGCAAAACACTTTTAATAAACTTAAGGCACCCAATTTGCAACTAACATTGTCATCATTTCCACCTGTGTGCTTCACAGAATGACTCACTTAGGAGGGAACTTAGCGGTTGGTTCCACTTCAGATGCCTCGTCTTCTGACATCAGTTCTACTACTGGTATATGTGGCAAAGCCTCCTGATCTGGTGTAAGAGATACAGAGTAAATCTAGTTTACTGTCTGAATACTGAACACACCACAGAGTTTATCAATTTAACTTTGGCTGTTCATGCTTTGACTGTTTTTGTTAATTCGAACTGACTGATAACACACCTGGGAGGTCCTTTGCCTCATAAACCTGAagcaaatagaaaaagaaaggaagacaAAGGAAACAGCAGAAAATGATTCATTTTGATTTGCAAGAATtcaacacttttaaaatgtatcaaataaagttactatgtttaatttaattaattaactatttAATGAAAGTTTATAGTTTCAGTGAACAAAGTTTCATTtgctatattatttttttattattaataataacaaatattttatactttttttacactcttaaatatatccttaatgacattttaaatgattaaatataataaatattaatcagttaatcattattttttaccTTAAGTAAATAGAAAAAGTCAATGaaaacaagtaaaacaaatattgaaaattattaattttcaaagAAGTTATTCAAATGTATCATATAAAGTTACTATTTATAACTCTAATTACTTATATGCACTGTCTaagcttttataaatgtattaaagtttggatttatatttattttggttatttctaatattctaACAAGTCTTGCACATAGTTTGCTAACCTCTGTGACTTCTTCAGATTCTGGACTCTTGTCCTGTATGTATTTCTCATCAGGCTGTGGGACCACTTCTCCAATTCCCTGTGTGATCCAGCCAATAACTCCAGACCTGGCAGACAGAGAGAGCTCAGGCTATGCGTGTGCTGCAAATACACTCGATGGACAATGATTCTTCAATTGCACTGATGTTCATGATAGGAGTACTGTTCATCACCTTACCTGTCTACAGACCCTTCATCCTGAAGTGACCGCAAGATGGTTAAGAGACAAGTTCATGcgaagaatttttttattttgaatgcacacTAATATGCAACACCAAATGGTATTAAATATCAAACTACTTTAGTTGACACTAAATCAATACTTTTGCATCAGAGTTGGCTCTCGTAAGAAGTGGACTCCCGGGCAGAGGCAGTGCGCTGGCAAAACCGTTGGAGATCCAGTTCAACATACCATTCTGAACACTGAAATAAACAGATTTCAGCATGTTTCATATGCAGACAGTTGGAGAATGTCTTCTTGTATACTTTATGGGATAGATAGGTTAAGACTCACCTATCTTTTGATGTTTGAGATGACTggtcttccttactgcctgtttTGGATGAACTGAACTTATCTGCATGACAATAAGAGAGAAATAGTCTCATTGTGCATTAGTATCAAAACTACATTTTGATTGATTATATGTACTTGTGCTTCACATTAAACCTAATCacgttaaaacatttaaatcagtaATAGTGGCATAAATTTACCTCGATTTGATGTTTTCCCATTCTTCAGAGGAAAACCAAGGGAGATATAAGAATTGGAGGTTTAATTTATTAAAGTACATTTATTATgtctcattttgttttctttttctcatgGTTAATGAAGTTAGAACAAAACCATTCAGATTCATTTTAGATCTGGccatttttacacttttataataGAGAAAGGAAACAGGAATAGTGAGGTGTGGGAATAGGATTAGAAAATGTTGCATGCTAGGCTCGAAACTGAATTACCCACATAAGCACCATGACTCAATATGTCAGAACATGTGCGCTAACTGCTCAAACTATTCTTtgagtaatttacagtaagtgtGGATTTACCGCCGCGATCGCCTCCTCCCCCAGATCCCCCTGTGTGTCAGGAGGATGTGGCACGACCTTCACCACCCAGTTAAACATCCTGAGACTctgttaaatcaataaatatcGCTTAAACACACTGATGAAGGAATAGACTATGGAAAAATGCCATAAAATCCCATTGTTTGAGTCAACGGGCTGTATATATGAAAAGACAATCTTAACTTGAACTAAAACCCAGAACCCTTCATCGGAGCTAATTCATAATTCACATGCTTCAGTCAACAGTATTTAAAGATAAGGAGAAGGATTTTATCCTTGGGAAAGCCCAATGAAGTTTCTATTCATCCAAACTAATAGGGAACCACACAACAGTTTCAGAAATAGATTGATGTCACATTTGCCACATCCTTTAGCAAACACAAGAGGTTTGAAACAATGAAAGCAGTTTTTTTATGAGTCTGCAGACTAGTTCTCACGACAGGCTTGCTCTAAAATTATCAGACAGATTTGGACCCAAATGTCTCATTTAAAATACAATGATGTTATGAAAAACAGACCCAGTATGGCAAGCATTAAAATGATTAGCAGTCAGCAGAGGCAGTGGAGGGGTGTTCAGGAAGTCAAGCAAAAGTCAGATAATCATTTCTTTGATCTTTCACTCTGtccatttaaatgttttgcacaaagcaaaatgaactaatcgaTCAAGTTTAGCCCAAGGGATTAAGATGCGCtaactatattattgtttttaataaatgtattattgtttattCTATTTCATATTAGTTCCTAATGTATTAGTGTGTCAACTTTTACAActttaaatattaagaaatgtatttgtgAACACTAGGTACAGTTCAAAACTTtggagtcaaaaaaaaaatatatatatatatataaaaaaacaatagtacttttattcagaaaaaaactaaaaacatttaatagcacaacggttttcagcattgatcataataataaagcatattttaatgattcctgaaggatcacgtgacactgaagactgcatggagaaaattcagtttttccaagaaaggaataaattacattttatttatttattaattttacatattttacattttttaattgtagtaatttgtataatttcaatTGCAGTAGTCttactgtattttcaaaataatacagtTTTGGTCCATTTATTTCAAAATCCTTAACGACCCAAAACCTTTGAACGgaacagaaaaaagaaatagaaattaaacagaataaataaatgttaaattttaacTACTTTGCTAAATAGTATTAATGTATATGCAACAACCTTATTGTATAGTGTTTAACTGTTTAAAGTGAGTACACTTGAAAAAActttaagaaatgtaattttactaaAAAAGGATTAATATACTGGTTAATCCTAAACCATCAGATCTAAATCACTGCTCCCTTTTAGAGCACCATCATCATGTTACATAACTTTTAGTATAATCAAGTTTTTTACCTGAATGTTGAGCAGAAGTTGGGCATTGAGACCATCCAGAGGGAACTTCAGCAATCTGTGTGGATTAGGATTGAGGCAGGACTGGGCTAACAGGATTAAATCTTGAAGGACAATGCTACCACTCATaagactatatttatatatataataaaatcatcCTATTCAAAATAGCAACATATCTAATGCTATAGTGTTTTGCACTACGACAAAATGtgcactttttcttcttcgtaGTATTTCTCCATGCAACATTTTTCAGCATGATGTCAagatgttctgagtggttgctagggtgttgctttaaggttgtaatgtgattacgagggtgttctgggtagttgctaACTGCCACggttcaaaaacagtaaaaaatcaAAACCCAAGATTGCATTAACATACAcagctaataaaataaagtattcagCCAATACCAGGAGTTCAGTGAGTGGATTCATGTAAACTACACATGAAAATGATGAAGATTCATGTAAGGACAAacataattgcatttaaaaaaatagcctacACTATCAGGTCTCATCTCTGAGATTAACCCTGTTGGTAAACTATGGAACATAAAGAAAACATGTTCTCACACCCAATTGGTAAGATTTGGGTTTCGTGGAATTAACTAATCAGAGCTGACAGTGAGAGAAATTAGCACAAAGGAGCATCCAAAGAGCTAATTCATGCTACATGCTAATTTTGTTAGCCTCTCTATTCCCTGCATCTGAACTCTGTACTTCTGGTTCATCAAATGCTACATAAGTAACGCCCGTTTACTGTGATTCTTTGACTTTAGAGGTGACCGGATCTAACTTTTTGCTTTCAGAAGCCAATGCCATGGCTATGCTAGGTCTAAGCAGCTAAACACCAGCAGATCCAATAATGAGATGAAGGCAGGATTAGCTCTGAACCAGTGATAGGCCAATGCAGCCAATAAAGGGTGAGATGTTGCCTTACAGACACTAACCATAGCCATTTTCGTGCAAACCAAAAACTGATCTCAGGTAAGCCCCTAAAGCATATCTCTTAGCACCCTCTGGCCCATGTCATCACTTTGTCCTCGAATCTGATTGGAAGAAATGCAGAAGAGAGTTAATCTAATCCTCTAACAGGATATTGCTTGGAGAGAGTGAAGCATGGTCCCATGAGTTTGTTTTGGGAATTAAAATGAGAATTGTAGGTCATTGAGTGGTTGTTCTTGGTGTTTTAACTAATTGCAGgcatttaaagtaaattataaGGAACTTTAATAAACCAATAGACAAGAGAAAAATGCACAATGTTGAAGCCAGTGTTGCCAAATGCTTTCAATTAAAAGTAGCTAAAACTGGTAGCTAAATGTTACTAGGTGACATCATATAGGCAaattcactgatctatataaagaTTGAATGTAGGTCAATGGGCAAGATGAAAACTTAGATTTGGTTTGTCCTAGAAGTTACTATATTTGTTCTAAACTTAGAAAAAGAAAGTCTTAAAAGAGACGGGGAAGTCACTTAATCTAGCTACAATGTAGCTAAATTGGCAACACTGAAAGATCAAATGATAATTTTTAGAATTCCAACTGAATTAATCTGAAAGAAGAGAGTCATATACAATGACTTCAGGATGAATAACTTATGgcttaattaaaatttttggttgaactaaccctttaattgactaatcatatccgcagcacatgtgaaagtgtgaattaGTACTAGCAAAGattatagaatacccaagacatgtcactcgtatagttaagaatggggaaaaaaaaaatcactgacctattatagatcagtggaaaAAATGCAACGCTCGGTATGGCCGCTAAATCGCAGGAAGTCCCACCCTCTGAAagaaagagccaatcgctaattGGTAAAGTCATTACATCACTGCAGCTGCCTTTAGAAGTcccggttgctatagaaacagtcagcgcTCTGACATGTGCTCTTGTACTGCACGTACAAGAATTCTATTCTTATTGAACAGTTTGGGAATTCAAAGCGATAGGAGTTGCACTTGCATGCCCGAGAagcgtttcaaagatggccactGAGTGACATGAGATTGTAAGAGCAGATGATTGCTATAAAGGAGGGAAGAAGTGCTTCCAATCtttgtgttcttgttagcaatggttacctccaaagaaacatGTGCAGCCATTATGGTTTTGTATCAAAATTgcctcacatgcaaggaaattgctacaaagaaaattgcacctgaaagaaccattaaccagatcatcaagaacttcaaggagagaggttcGACTGCATTGAAGAAGTCAAcaggacgtcccagagtgtccagcaagccCCAGgatcgtctcctcctgaggagtcagctacagaatcaTGTCTCCAGTGTCTCCAGTggagagcttgctcaggaatgacAGAAGGTTGGTAAGAGATTTTGGACcacggcctggtgtcaagaagggcagcaaagaagccacatCTCTccgaaagaaaaaactaaacaaaaaaacaacaaaaagaaaatgtcaaGGACAGACTAAAATTCCTCAAGAcgtacaaggattggacagcaaagtaattttctctgatgaagcccCCTTCTGtctgtttgggacatctggaaaatcgattgttcagagaagaaaaggtgaacgctaccatgagtcctgtgttgtGTCAGCAGTGAAGCATCCTCAGACCATCCATGTGTTagggttgcttttcaaccaagggagtggACTTTCTCATAATTCTTCCCAAAAACACTGCTGTGAATAAACAACGATATCAGAACGTCCTGCAAGAGCATCTTCTTCCAACGATCCATTTGCAATTTGGTGATGATTCGTACATTTTcaagcatgatggagcaccatgtcacaaagcaagagtgataaagaagtggctcgaagatcattacattttaataatctgtgGCCAGGCAACTCTCCGGATCTCAAGCCCATAGAGAaactgtggtcagtcctcaaaaggcgaGTGAGCAaaagcccacaaattgtgatcaactccgagaactaataaggcaagaatggatctCCCTCAGttaggatttggcccagaagctaatatcaatatcaataccAGAAGCtaatatcaatattaaattattagtggATTAATTAATTAGTAGTTCACTGGTACAGTAGCTGTGGTTGCTGTTTGTAACACCTGACAAGTATATACACAGCaagtataatatacacacaatataacagatactgtataaaaatatgaatcaaaCATTTGCAAAGGGTATAGACTAAGCTAGTGGACTAATTGATTAGTGGTATGCTAAATTCACTAAATTTGGTAGTTGGGGTAGCCGTTTGTAATGCCTGATCGAactaaatatatatgttaaaaatgtttttttatcaaaCTACTACGAATGTTATAAGTTAAATAAGCAGGCTAGTTAGCTAGCAGAATGCTAAACTGGCATCCCGAAATCTAAGttgaaaacaatacaaacaaagaATGATAGTAGATCCTTCTAAACAAAAATACCTAGTTTTGGTTAGATACTATTacctaatactaataatacaatattaatattattaagacAATTATGGTCAAAATTACAGATGACCCGCATTATAAACTGAAGTTGTAGGCTTTTTCCAGAATTTACAAACATTCTTTCAGCAAAAGGAATCACTTTGGAGGTGGATTTGATTCAGTGGGTGGATGGCTACATCTGGCATCTACAGCACAATAGCAGGAAAATAACATTTACACAACACTACCATAACGTAAATGATATActtctgataaaataaataaataaatagaagctACTGTATAGTGTTACTGTACTCAAACCAAAATGAAGGAAGTGCACAATCAGCAGAGGAAGTTaaaaattaaagggatacttaGCCTACATCCGTATACTCCATTTTATTGTGAGCAAGCTAAATACCACATAATATCGGTGAACAAAAGCAATACATGCCCTGCATGATTTACCCAATtgttaatataaaacataaaattaaggGAGAGTTTTTCCATTTGGCACTAAAAAAAGCACAATCACATTCATTTTgacatgaaatacaaaaaaaaagacacaggTTAAAAACACAGAAGGCCACGTGAACAGAGCTTAAGCAGCACAAAGTCTACTACGAAAAGCCTTTGGTGTTCAGTGAAATTAAGTACATTTCCAACACAAAGGAAATGCTGCACTGCTAAGGCACAGATTCAGCATTGAAAGGCACTGATGGACACAATCTGAGGCCAGGAATGCCTCTCAAACACAAAAACTTGTGGAAGTACAGTGTGGAAAACAAAGGAGAGTCCCACAGGAAGATAAActatggggggtggggggtgagtAGGGGTGCGCTAATGTAGGTCATGATGACAGTACGACCACACCTCGAATCGCCTTTTCCCCTCCTCCTCGTCTTTGGCGCGCGCTCAGTGGAACTCCGGCAGAGGAAATGCTGGCAAGCTACAAGCCCCCAtccccctctttttctctctccataaAGTCCG
It encodes the following:
- the LOC113066387 gene encoding uncharacterized protein LOC113066387, translated to MFNWVVKVVPHPPDTQGDLGEEAIAANGKTSNRDKFSSSKTGSKEDQSSQTSKDSVQNGMLNWISNGFASALPLPGSPLLTRANSDAKDEGSVDRSGVIGWITQGIGEVVPQPDEKYIQDKSPESEEVTEVYEAKDLPDQEALPHIPVVELMSEDEASEVEPTAKFPPNVMSWIKSGFQNAVPHHVTRPPSSSSSTPRSSQCSNKETSVTEIDSKTPR